The following nucleotide sequence is from Micromonospora sp. WMMD1120.
GGGCGAGGGTGTAACCGGTCATGGTCCACGCGACCCGGGCGTAGGACGCGTCGAACTCGCTCTGGAATGTGGGCAGCGCCACGCTGACCACCGTCACGTCGAGGATCGACATGATCGCGCCAAGAACGACGACGCCCGCCACCTTGAGCACCGCGGCGTCGAGTTTGTCCGATGTCGCGACGGATTGCTGTGTCACTAACTCTCCTGAAGTCGATTGAGCCGGCCAAGGGTGCGGTGGCGGCGATGCCGTGCCTGCCTGGCGCGGGGCGCGCCGTGCCAGGACGACGACGCGCGCAGGAAGAGTATCGGGCGGGTGTGACGGTTCGCCGCCGGTTTACGTGTCGACGCGGCGTCGCAGCCGAACGGCCGTCCGATCGGGGCCGGACGGTCGGGCCCAGCCAGGGATCGCTGATCCCTGGACAGAGCGCGCCTGGTTGGGGTTCCGGGGCGGTGCGACGGTCGGTCCATGACACCTTTCACCCACACCGTCACCGGCCACTGGATCGGCGGCGAGACCGTCGCCGGCACGGCCGGCACCGTTCCCGTCGTGAACCCGGCGACCGGCGAGGTCGTCGCGGAGACTCCGGCCGGCACCGCCGCCGACGTCGACCGGGCCGTCGCCGCGGCCCGGGCGGCGTTCCCCGGCTGGGCGGCGACCACGCCGCAGCACCGCGCGGGCGTGCTGCGACGCCTCGGCGCCGGCCTCGCCGCCCGACAGGAGGAGATCGCCCAGGCGATCACCGCCGAGATGGGCTCGCCGATCGGCATGTCCCGCACCGCCCAGGTCGCCTTCCCGGCCGCCGTGGTCGAGTCCGTCGCCACCCTGGCCGACGACTTCGCCTGGACCGAGGAGGTGGGCAACTCGCTGATCGTCCGTGAGCCGATCGGCGTCGTCGGCGCGATCACCCCCTGGAACTTTCCGTTGCAGCAGATCGTCTCCAAGCTGGCGCCGGCGCTGCTCGCGGGCGACACGATGGTCTTCAAGCCCTCCGAGAACGCCCCGCTGACCGCGCGGATCCTCGCCGAGGTCGCCGCCGACGCGGGCGTGCCGGCGGGCGTGCTCAACGTGGTGTACGGCACCGGGGCGGTCGTCGGCGAGGCCATCTCCGCGCACCCGGACATCGACATGATCTCCTTCACCGGCTCCACCCGGGCCGGCCGGCGCATCGGCGCGGTGGCCGCGGAGACCGTCAAGCGGGTCGCGCTCGAACTGGGCGG
It contains:
- a CDS encoding aldehyde dehydrogenase family protein, which gives rise to MTPFTHTVTGHWIGGETVAGTAGTVPVVNPATGEVVAETPAGTAADVDRAVAAARAAFPGWAATTPQHRAGVLRRLGAGLAARQEEIAQAITAEMGSPIGMSRTAQVAFPAAVVESVATLADDFAWTEEVGNSLIVREPIGVVGAITPWNFPLQQIVSKLAPALLAGDTMVFKPSENAPLTARILAEVAADAGVPAGVLNVVYGTGAVVGEAISAHPDIDMISFTGSTRAGRRIGAVAAETVKRVALELGGKGATIILDDADLPEAVNRSLLMAFSNGGQVCGAWPRMLVPASRQEEVVALAVEAAKQYTVGDPTDVATRIGPMASEAHREKVVGYIRRGIADGARLVFGGPDRPEGLPTGAYVQPTIFADVDPTTPIAQEEIFGPVLTIIPYADEEEAVAIANGTPYGLTSGVFGEPEHALAIARRLRVGQVDVNAGHWNPMAPFGGYKQSGNGREFGRFGLEEFLETKSIQR